Genomic window (Actinomycetota bacterium):
ACGCATCAAGCGCATCAACCTGGTGATACTGCTGGCCGACGGCCTCGGGCTGGGCCTCTACGCCGTCGTCGGAGCCCAGAAGAGCATCAATATAGGCCTGAGCGTGCTGGCGGCGGGTCTCATCGGCCTCATCAACGCGGTGGGGGGCGGGCTGTTGCGCGACGTGCTCTCGAGGTCCGAGCCGATCATCTTCCAGCCCGGGCAGCTCTACGCCATGGCGGCCCTGGTGAGCGTAGGCACGTTCCTGGCCTTGGGGGTGGGCTTCAAGATCAACGCCCAGCTGGCGGCGCTCATATCCATCGGGGTGGGCTTCGCGGTGCGCATACTCTCCATCGTCTTCGACATCAGTTCCCATCCCGTGCGGGACCATGCCGCCAGGAGAGCGGTTAAGACGGGGGCGCGCAAACTGCGCCGCCATAAGGCCTAGGCCTGCTCGGGCAGGAAGTCCTCATGGTCGATGAGGTGGATCACCTCCAGGCAGTCCTTTACCATGTCCTGGTATTTACGCTGGTCTCCGCCCAGGTACCCCACGGGGCTTCGCACTGCCCTGATGTCCTTTACCAGGAGGTCCCGCTTGTTGTGGATATGGCCGGAGATGGAGATGGTCACCTTGCCGTGTGATGACAGTATCCCCCCCGTGTCCCGCGAACCCGGGAAGGGAACCCCCTCCACGGACAGCTCGCTGAAAGGGGGGTAATGGGTGACCACGACGATCTCGCTCACCAGGGAATCGCGCTCGAAACCCTCGATGTCCTGGTCGAGGCGGAGGTTGAACTCGCGTGCCACTTCCGCGTCCGGCCTCCGGGCTGGCCAGAGAGAGCCCTCCATCATCATGGATATGTCGCTCCAGCAGGCCCAGCGCATATCGTTCCAGACACTGTCCAGCAGGTAGTGGTACGTGCTCGAGGTGGTGGATGGATCCTCGCTGGGGCCGGCGTGATCGTACCATCCGATGCTGCCCACAAACCCCACTCCAGCGAAGGCAACGGGTTCCATCCACAGGGGGATGAACTGGTTGCGCCGGCATGCGTCGGGCAGGTAGAAGTAGTACTTCTCGTAGGAGTCGTGGCCCAGTTCCTGCATCTCCTCGGAGAGCACCCAGATGTCCTGGTTTCCCGGGACGAACAGCTTGGGGCACTTCAGCCCCGAGAAGCACTCCAGCGTGTATTCCAGGTCCCCCAGTTCCGGGCTCACGTCCCCAGCTATGACGAATACG
Coding sequences:
- a CDS encoding TRIC cation channel family protein, with product MLEGQFYLPITYDLLATFLFAVTGALVAYRKGYDYLGLFALALAAGAGGGLIRDGIFLQQGPPAFVSDWRYLAVVLAAGFLVILAGERIKRINLVILLADGLGLGLYAVVGAQKSINIGLSVLAAGLIGLINAVGGGLLRDVLSRSEPIIFQPGQLYAMAALVSVGTFLALGVGFKINAQLAALISIGVGFAVRILSIVFDISSHPVRDHAARRAVKTGARKLRRHKA
- a CDS encoding metallophosphoesterase — its product is MRIAYTSDLHVDISQRNWELVPYLGEVLKIIDPDVFVIAGDVSPELGDLEYTLECFSGLKCPKLFVPGNQDIWVLSEEMQELGHDSYEKYYFYLPDACRRNQFIPLWMEPVAFAGVGFVGSIGWYDHAGPSEDPSTTSSTYHYLLDSVWNDMRWACWSDISMMMEGSLWPARRPDAEVAREFNLRLDQDIEGFERDSLVSEIVVVTHYPPFSELSVEGVPFPGSRDTGGILSSHGKVTISISGHIHNKRDLLVKDIRAVRSPVGYLGGDQRKYQDMVKDCLEVIHLIDHEDFLPEQA